DNA sequence from the Gordonia polyisoprenivorans genome:
GGCGGATCAAGTCCCTCGACGCCGAGACCCGCAGCGGCGTGGTGATCATCGTCGCGAAGTCCGGCGGCCGCAAGATCTTCGGGCTGGCGACGATGAACGTGCGCTTCGCCTGACGGCCGGAATCCCCGACGCCTGGAATCCCTGACGACCGAAAGGGCAACGCGCCCAGGATATGTGGTGGGCGGGTCAGCTGCGCTCGTCGGCGACCGCTTGCGCCGCCTCATCGATGATTGCGCGCATGGCGTTCTCGGCGGCATCGGGTTCGCCGAGCCGGATCGCGCGGGCGACGTCGTCGTGCAGTGCGATGGCCGCGGGGTTGGGCCGGGCGGGCATCATGCCGTGATGGGTACGGCCGGTGAGGACCTCGCCGACCACCCCGGTCAGTGCCCGGAACATCTCGTTACCGCTGGCCTCGAGGAGGCCGCGGTGAAAGATCTTGTCGGCCAACAGGTAGGCGTCGAGGTCTCCGGTCCGTCCGTGCACGGCCATGTCGGAGGCCGCGGCGGCGAGTACGCGGCACTGGTGTTCGTCGGCGCGCCGGGCGGCCAGTGCGGCCGCGGCGGGCTCGATACCCCGGCGTAGTTCGGACAGCGTCAGCAGGAAGGCGGCGCGATCGGCGCCGTCGAGGCGCCACCGGATCAGTCGCGGATCGAACACACTCCAGCGGGTTCGGGGCTGCACGGTGATCCCCACGCGTCGCCGCGACGCGACGAGTCCCATCGATTCGAGTACGCGGATCACCTCGCGAGCCAGGGTGCGGGACACCGCGAACTCGGTCCCGATCCCGTCGAGGGTCTCCACGGCGCCCTCGGGCAGATCGCCGGAGGCGATGCGCACCCCGAGTTCGGTGAGCACCTGTTCGTGCCGATCGGTGGCGGCAGTGGTCTCGGTCACCCAATCATCTTCTCATTCGTGGGTGTCAATCGCTAAGCGCTGCTGTTTAGGGTCGTGCGATACATATAAGACGACGATTGGAAGCCGGTGCTTGCAATAGTCATATCTTTGAGGCACCCTATGTGACCAGTGGCACAGCAGCAGAGGAGCAGGCATGGGGTCACCGGTGGTGGTCATGGGAGTATCCGGATCGGGAAAGTCGACGGTCGGCGCCGCGTTGGCGCAGCGCCTGCGGGTGCCGTTTGCCGACGCCGACGACTTTCATCCGCAGTCGAACATCGACAAGATGACGGCCGGTCACGCGCTGACCGACACCGATCGGCAGCCGTGGCTCGACCTCATCGGGGACTGGCTCGGTGAGCACGGCGACGGCGGGGTGATGAGTTGTTCGGCGCTCAAGCGCGCCTACCGCGACCGGTTGCGCAGCCACTGCCCAGACACGGTTTTCGTCCACCTCGACGGGCCGCTCGAGGTGATCGCGCGGCGGCAGGCGTCCCGGCCTGGGCACTTCATGCCGACGTCGCTGCTGCACTCACAGTTCGACATCCTCGAGCCGCTCGGGT
Encoded proteins:
- a CDS encoding FadR/GntR family transcriptional regulator, producing the protein MTETTAATDRHEQVLTELGVRIASGDLPEGAVETLDGIGTEFAVSRTLAREVIRVLESMGLVASRRRVGITVQPRTRWSVFDPRLIRWRLDGADRAAFLLTLSELRRGIEPAAAALAARRADEHQCRVLAAAASDMAVHGRTGDLDAYLLADKIFHRGLLEASGNEMFRALTGVVGEVLTGRTHHGMMPARPNPAAIALHDDVARAIRLGEPDAAENAMRAIIDEAAQAVADERS
- a CDS encoding gluconokinase; the encoded protein is MGSPVVVMGVSGSGKSTVGAALAQRLRVPFADADDFHPQSNIDKMTAGHALTDTDRQPWLDLIGDWLGEHGDGGVMSCSALKRAYRDRLRSHCPDTVFVHLDGPLEVIARRQASRPGHFMPTSLLHSQFDILEPLGSDERGVIVDVDQPVDAIIDRIAAAPLIADATGGAR